One Oryzomonas sagensis genomic region harbors:
- a CDS encoding HD-GYP domain-containing protein gives MALEYSPIVLDSINHDNFPKVELFVRLDGKYTLYKPEKTKLTIHNIERLRENGTEFVYIDSKDSEEVQEHVEKRLDDSRAASLLSQYSKNLICSQMIIKAVDDVFKKPNQPAMFEKCRAILRKVGFRFEDRDELIALFGKLEDNFDKYLINHSTQTTILALFMGERLFNAGRDDLVSVGTGAMVHDIGMLSISSDITEKMDVLSENEYYRVKLHPKYGIDLLNSAGVTDRIVHDITLGHHERYDGSGYPRGLDGFEIPRYAMLVSICDIYCALTMNRPYKSASTPAEALRTMKSERKLFDPDTLAGFLGIMEDTALPETVEVAKEAPAAARSIDMAEIRELKKQMRSPNADRNKLVKMHSIITDNINSTYGEERAALTELRTELKNLLKSLFSDVSGDTTSW, from the coding sequence ATGGCTTTAGAGTATTCGCCCATAGTGCTTGATTCCATCAACCACGATAATTTTCCCAAGGTCGAGCTGTTCGTCAGGCTCGACGGGAAATATACCCTCTACAAACCGGAGAAGACCAAGCTCACCATCCACAATATCGAGCGATTGCGGGAAAACGGTACGGAGTTCGTGTATATCGACAGCAAGGATTCGGAAGAGGTACAGGAGCATGTGGAAAAGCGGCTCGACGATTCCCGCGCCGCCTCGCTCCTGTCCCAGTATTCCAAGAACCTGATCTGCAGCCAGATGATCATCAAGGCTGTCGACGATGTCTTCAAAAAGCCCAACCAGCCCGCCATGTTCGAAAAATGCCGCGCCATCCTCCGCAAGGTCGGGTTCAGGTTCGAGGACCGGGATGAGCTGATCGCGCTCTTTGGCAAGCTGGAAGACAACTTCGACAAATACCTCATCAACCATTCGACCCAGACCACGATCCTGGCGCTGTTCATGGGCGAGAGGCTGTTCAACGCCGGGAGGGACGATCTCGTCAGCGTCGGCACCGGAGCCATGGTGCACGATATCGGGATGCTGTCCATTTCGAGCGATATCACCGAAAAGATGGACGTGCTCTCGGAGAACGAATATTACCGGGTCAAGCTCCATCCCAAATACGGCATCGACCTGCTCAACAGCGCCGGGGTCACGGACCGGATCGTCCATGACATTACCCTGGGCCATCACGAGCGCTATGACGGCAGCGGCTACCCCAGGGGGCTGGATGGTTTCGAGATCCCGCGCTATGCCATGCTGGTGTCCATCTGCGATATCTACTGCGCCCTGACCATGAACCGCCCCTACAAGTCCGCGTCCACCCCGGCGGAGGCCCTGCGGACCATGAAGAGCGAACGGAAACTCTTCGACCCGGATACCCTGGCGGGGTTCCTGGGGATCATGGAAGACACGGCACTCCCGGAAACGGTGGAAGTGGCGAAGGAAGCGCCGGCGGCGGCCCGGTCCATCGACATGGCCGAGATCCGGGAGTTGAAAAAGCAGATGCGGAGCCCCAATGCCGACCGCAACAAGCTGGTCAAGATGCACTCCATTATAACGGACAACATCAACAGCACCTATGGCGAAGAGAGGGCCGCCTTGACGGAGTTGCGGACGGAGTTGAAGAACCTGCTCAAATCGTTGTTCTCGGACGTGTCGGGGGATACGACTTCGTGGTAA
- a CDS encoding tetratricopeptide repeat protein → MKFLLSAALFIMTAAVYCRTASYPLSGLDIGDYITQNDHVLSGLTPASIKWAFTTAHTSNWHPLTWLSHMADCQFFGLNPMGPHLVNVTLHGVNTVLLFILLCTMTGALWQSLCVAALFALHPLHVESVAWVAERKDVLSTLFWMLSLLFYGAYVKQAKRTFYVLTLISFVLGLMAKQMLVTLPLVLLLLDFWPLGRFRKSLPPAQHSVWLLLGEKVPFLLLSVGASVVTLFTQGEGGALASGTTLRFSMRAANAALSYVSYIRKTLWPADLAAYYSLTGVSYPRAALALLVIAVISLLVCKGMRRYPYLAMGWLWYGVTLVPVIGLVQVGGQSMADRYTYIPIIGLFIMIVWGGAEIGARLPRFRTALIAVCVSLVLGCAVLTWNQVRYWHDDITLLTHALAVTDNNYMAHIFLGNALLEQGEADQAIAQYHEALKTFPNYELTIYSLGTAYDQQGRTEQAISQYRLALKIKPDYGEARHRLGIDLDNQGKTAEAVQQLVEAVRLVPDFVEGHYDLGIALDHLGRSDQAIAEYYEALRLRPDFAACHNNLAVALLQQKKYGEALRHFSEALRLAPDLESARTGMRLASQGLGGTPDAAPN, encoded by the coding sequence TTGAAATTCCTACTCAGTGCAGCACTTTTCATAATGACCGCAGCGGTCTATTGCCGTACGGCGAGCTACCCGCTCTCCGGTCTCGACATTGGGGATTACATCACACAGAACGACCATGTTCTTTCGGGCCTTACCCCCGCCTCGATCAAGTGGGCCTTCACCACTGCTCACACCAGCAACTGGCACCCCCTTACCTGGCTTTCCCATATGGCCGACTGCCAGTTCTTCGGGTTGAACCCCATGGGTCCCCACCTCGTGAATGTGACGCTTCATGGGGTAAATACCGTCCTGTTATTCATTCTCCTCTGCACCATGACAGGGGCTTTATGGCAAAGCCTGTGCGTAGCCGCGCTTTTCGCGCTCCACCCTCTCCATGTGGAGTCCGTTGCCTGGGTAGCGGAACGCAAGGATGTGCTGAGCACCCTCTTCTGGATGCTCTCCCTTTTGTTCTATGGTGCCTATGTAAAACAAGCCAAGCGCACCTTCTATGTTCTCACCCTCATCTCATTCGTTCTCGGGTTGATGGCCAAGCAGATGCTGGTCACGCTGCCGCTTGTGCTGTTGCTGCTCGACTTCTGGCCATTGGGCCGTTTCAGGAAATCTCTGCCACCAGCGCAACATTCCGTGTGGCTTCTCTTGGGGGAGAAAGTACCGTTCTTACTGTTATCGGTCGGCGCTTCAGTCGTGACTCTCTTCACACAGGGGGAGGGGGGGGCTCTTGCTTCCGGGACAACCCTTAGATTTTCCATGCGTGCCGCCAACGCCGCGTTATCGTACGTGTCCTATATCCGTAAAACGCTCTGGCCTGCCGACCTGGCGGCCTATTATTCCCTGACTGGCGTATCATATCCGAGAGCGGCCCTGGCACTCCTCGTAATTGCAGTCATCTCATTGCTGGTATGCAAGGGGATGCGCCGTTACCCCTATCTGGCCATGGGATGGCTCTGGTATGGCGTCACGCTCGTGCCGGTAATAGGCCTGGTCCAAGTCGGCGGTCAGTCGATGGCCGACCGTTACACCTACATACCGATCATCGGCCTTTTTATTATGATTGTCTGGGGTGGGGCTGAAATCGGCGCACGACTGCCGCGATTCCGCACGGCATTAATCGCGGTGTGTGTATCCCTGGTTCTTGGTTGTGCGGTTCTGACCTGGAACCAGGTCCGGTACTGGCACGATGATATTACCCTTTTAACCCATGCCCTTGCCGTTACCGACAACAATTACATGGCGCACATATTTCTCGGCAACGCCTTGCTGGAGCAGGGGGAGGCGGATCAGGCCATTGCCCAGTATCACGAGGCTCTGAAGACCTTCCCGAATTATGAGTTGACCATCTATTCGCTGGGCACTGCCTATGACCAGCAGGGAAGGACCGAGCAGGCTATCAGCCAGTACCGATTGGCGTTGAAGATCAAGCCTGACTACGGGGAGGCACGGCATCGCCTGGGGATCGACCTTGACAATCAGGGGAAGACAGCGGAAGCGGTACAACAGCTTGTGGAAGCGGTACGGCTGGTCCCAGACTTCGTGGAGGGTCATTACGACCTTGGTATCGCCTTGGACCATCTGGGGAGGTCAGACCAGGCCATTGCCGAGTACTATGAGGCCCTGAGGTTGCGGCCGGACTTTGCGGCGTGTCACAACAATCTTGCGGTGGCCTTGCTCCAGCAAAAGAAATATGGCGAGGCTCTTCGGCATTTCTCTGAGGCGCTACGGCTGGCGCCTGATCTTGAAAGTGCCCGCACAGGCATGCGATTGGCGTCGCAAGGGCTGGGCGGAACGCCTGATGCGGCACCAAATTGA
- a CDS encoding glycosyltransferase family 2 protein, with the protein MLNRKRVIVVLPAYNAAKTLEMTYREIPFEFVDDVVLVDDASNDDTAGVAKKLGIHTVVHTNNTGYGGNQKTCYRTALQLGADIVIMLHPDYQYTPKLIAAMAAMIAYGEFDAVLGSRILGVGALKGGMPLYKYIANRCLTLIENILLGHKLSEYHTGYRAFSRQVLETLPLGRNSDDFVFDNQMLAQVIWLGFRIGELSCPTKYFPEASSINFRRSMVYGMGVMRTAIDFRLRKLGVGGKRALLFPPAI; encoded by the coding sequence GTGCTGAATCGAAAGAGGGTCATTGTCGTTCTCCCTGCGTACAACGCAGCGAAGACGCTGGAAATGACGTATCGGGAAATACCTTTTGAATTCGTGGATGACGTAGTGCTCGTGGACGATGCCAGCAATGACGATACCGCTGGGGTTGCCAAGAAGCTCGGCATCCATACCGTTGTCCATACAAACAACACGGGATATGGGGGAAACCAGAAAACATGTTATCGCACCGCGCTGCAACTCGGGGCAGACATCGTGATCATGCTCCACCCCGACTACCAGTACACCCCGAAACTGATTGCAGCCATGGCCGCAATGATCGCCTACGGTGAATTCGATGCCGTTTTGGGGTCGCGGATTCTCGGGGTTGGTGCGCTGAAGGGTGGGATGCCATTATATAAGTACATCGCTAACCGATGTCTTACGCTGATTGAAAATATCCTCCTGGGACACAAGCTCTCCGAGTACCATACCGGCTATCGCGCTTTCTCGCGCCAGGTTCTGGAAACGCTTCCATTGGGCAGAAACTCCGATGACTTCGTTTTCGACAACCAAATGCTTGCCCAGGTAATCTGGTTGGGGTTTCGCATTGGTGAGCTATCCTGCCCCACCAAGTACTTTCCCGAAGCATCGTCAATAAACTTCCGTCGCAGCATGGTGTACGGCATGGGCGTCATGAGGACGGCCATCGATTTCAGGCTGCGCAAATTGGGTGTGGGCGGAAAGAGGGCGTTACTTTTTCCTCCTGCGATCTGA
- a CDS encoding ArnT family glycosyltransferase, translating into MRRTERLSQYLPYCLPALILAVVVYVRIRLLTVPLERDEGEYAYMGQLLLKGIPPFTHAYTMKLPGVSLAYACFMFMFGQTPAGIHAGLMIVNGICSYLVYLLTKRLFDRTTALISCASYAVLTLTSSVFGVFAHATHFVVLFSLTGFLLLLRSIDKRKVILLFLSGLCFGVAITMKQHAIVLSIFAVQYLLLRAWKSPGSDKKNGVTGSILFLLGMVIPYALVVLWMVNTGSFANFWFWTVQYTREYTSGMSLESGWYNFKDTFSDIAKPQLPLWLLAGFGSIALFTQKSRCIDRPFVCGFLLFSFLAVCPGLFFRGHYFVLFLPAVAIMTGAGLSSAELVFPSITSVRFPHVIQALILLAAVTYSLYQEKDNFFILTPLEMSRATYGVNPFPESLQIADYIKKHTKPDDTIAVLGSEPEIIFYADRLSATGHIYMYGLMEDQPYAERMQLQMIREIEAARPTFIVFVNVDFSWLARESSRKTIFNWGGRYIDSLYDTVGTIDIIGPNSTRYLWDTEELRHYQPVSGNYVAVYKRKGGV; encoded by the coding sequence ATGAGAAGAACAGAACGTCTCTCCCAGTATCTACCATACTGCTTGCCAGCCTTGATTTTGGCCGTTGTCGTTTATGTTCGCATCCGGCTCCTGACCGTTCCGCTTGAGCGGGATGAAGGGGAATATGCCTACATGGGGCAACTCCTGCTAAAAGGCATTCCCCCTTTTACCCATGCCTACACCATGAAGCTCCCGGGAGTCAGCCTGGCATATGCCTGCTTCATGTTCATGTTCGGCCAGACCCCCGCTGGAATCCATGCCGGCTTAATGATTGTTAATGGAATATGCAGCTATTTGGTCTACCTGCTCACAAAACGGCTCTTTGATCGCACCACTGCTCTGATCTCGTGCGCCAGTTATGCTGTATTGACGCTAACCAGTTCCGTGTTCGGTGTTTTTGCCCATGCAACGCATTTTGTTGTGCTGTTTTCCTTAACAGGCTTCCTGCTACTGCTCCGTTCCATCGACAAAAGGAAAGTTATACTTCTGTTTCTCAGCGGACTCTGCTTTGGCGTTGCCATCACCATGAAACAGCATGCCATAGTGCTGTCTATTTTCGCCGTTCAGTATCTATTGTTACGTGCCTGGAAAAGTCCCGGCTCTGATAAAAAAAACGGCGTGACGGGAAGTATCCTCTTCCTGCTCGGAATGGTCATTCCCTATGCGCTGGTTGTCCTGTGGATGGTCAATACGGGGAGTTTTGCCAATTTCTGGTTCTGGACCGTACAGTACACTCGTGAATATACTTCAGGCATGTCACTTGAGTCCGGATGGTATAATTTCAAAGATACTTTCAGCGATATAGCAAAGCCACAACTACCGTTATGGCTTCTTGCCGGGTTCGGGAGCATCGCGCTCTTCACCCAAAAGAGCCGCTGTATTGACAGGCCTTTCGTATGTGGTTTTCTCTTGTTTTCGTTCCTTGCGGTCTGTCCGGGTTTGTTTTTCCGAGGGCATTACTTTGTTCTGTTTCTGCCCGCAGTGGCAATCATGACAGGTGCGGGGTTAAGTTCTGCCGAGCTCGTGTTCCCTTCCATCACGTCAGTGCGGTTTCCACACGTTATCCAGGCTCTCATTCTGTTAGCGGCTGTTACCTATAGTCTCTACCAAGAAAAAGATAACTTTTTTATCTTAACCCCACTTGAAATGAGTCGTGCAACTTATGGAGTAAACCCCTTTCCAGAGTCACTCCAAATAGCCGATTACATAAAAAAACACACAAAACCGGATGATACAATTGCGGTCCTTGGTTCCGAGCCGGAAATAATATTTTATGCGGACAGGCTTTCGGCAACCGGCCACATTTATATGTACGGGCTGATGGAAGATCAGCCATATGCAGAGCGCATGCAGTTGCAAATGATTCGTGAAATAGAAGCGGCACGGCCAACGTTTATCGTTTTTGTCAACGTTGACTTTTCATGGTTGGCGCGGGAATCTTCCCGCAAGACGATCTTCAATTGGGGAGGGCGCTACATCGATAGTCTCTATGATACGGTGGGAACAATAGATATAATTGGCCCCAATTCGACCAGATATCTGTGGGATACTGAGGAATTAAGGCACTATCAACCGGTTTCCGGGAATTATGTGGCCGTCTATAAAAGAAAAGGCGGAGTATGA
- a CDS encoding helix-turn-helix domain-containing protein — protein sequence MSVGENIKRFREDAGYTQKQLAEIIQVKEPYISALERGQRRPGKKILPLLCDALGVDEKTILFGTREEYQRPLSYEEKVLLAATESLSKDQLREVIQYMMKLKASGE from the coding sequence ATGAGTGTCGGAGAAAACATCAAAAGATTCCGGGAAGATGCAGGCTACACGCAGAAACAGCTGGCCGAGATCATCCAGGTGAAGGAGCCCTACATTTCGGCCCTGGAGCGCGGGCAGCGCCGGCCGGGGAAGAAGATTCTCCCCCTGCTGTGCGACGCCCTCGGCGTGGACGAAAAGACTATTCTTTTCGGGACCCGGGAGGAGTATCAGCGTCCGTTGAGCTACGAGGAGAAGGTCCTGCTGGCTGCGACCGAGAGTCTTTCCAAAGATCAATTGCGCGAAGTGATTCAGTACATGATGAAATTGAAAGCATCCGGCGAATGA
- a CDS encoding helix-turn-helix domain-containing protein, translated as MSVGENIKKIREEAGYTQKQLAGVMGVKPSYLSALERGQRRPGKKLLPLLCDALGVDEQTILFGPRERPLRREEKVLLAAVQGFSTRLLLIVIEFAMKLKASGEPLYLAAPKGV; from the coding sequence ATGAGCGTTGGGGAAAACATCAAAAAAATCCGTGAGGAAGCCGGCTACACCCAAAAGCAATTGGCAGGGGTCATGGGGGTGAAGCCGTCCTACCTGTCGGCCCTGGAACGGGGGCAGCGCCGGCCGGGGAAGAAACTCCTCCCCCTGCTGTGCGACGCCCTCGGCGTAGATGAGCAGACGATTCTCTTCGGCCCCCGGGAACGACCGCTGCGGCGCGAGGAAAAGGTCCTGCTGGCCGCGGTCCAGGGTTTCTCCACCCGTCTTCTGCTCATCGTGATCGAGTTTGCCATGAAACTGAAGGCATCCGGCGAACCGCTGTATCTCGCTGCCCCCAAAGGCGTATGA
- a CDS encoding YqaJ viral recombinase family protein: MDGSSRAEWLQARRSGIGGSDAAAVLGVSRYATPYQVYLDKRGELPEPPESPAMFWGRALEPAIRQRYADATGRTVRVPGRIVRHRERPYLLATLDGVTDDGRVLEIKTARSAEGWGEPGSDEIPEAYLCQVQHYLMVTGLELADVAVLIGGQDFRLYEVRADRELQELMAGREAEFWGRVERGEPPDAASMADLALRFRHPVAATVPATPGAVAAVAGMKALKAEQKLLEAEEERLKIVIQACMGEMEGLTIDGRLAATWKAAKPPSRFDHDAFRAAHPELYRQYLKTGEAARRFLLK, translated from the coding sequence ATGGACGGATCGAGCAGGGCGGAGTGGTTGCAGGCGCGCAGGAGCGGCATCGGCGGTTCGGACGCGGCGGCGGTGCTGGGGGTGTCGCGCTACGCCACCCCCTATCAGGTCTACCTGGATAAGCGGGGCGAGCTGCCGGAGCCGCCCGAGAGCCCGGCCATGTTCTGGGGGCGCGCCCTGGAGCCGGCGATCCGCCAGCGCTACGCCGACGCCACCGGCCGCACGGTGCGGGTCCCCGGCCGGATAGTGCGCCACCGGGAGCGCCCCTACCTGCTGGCCACCCTGGACGGCGTCACCGACGACGGCCGGGTGCTGGAGATCAAGACCGCCCGCAGCGCCGAGGGGTGGGGCGAGCCGGGGAGCGACGAGATCCCCGAGGCCTACCTGTGCCAGGTGCAGCACTACCTCATGGTCACCGGGCTGGAACTGGCCGATGTGGCGGTGCTCATCGGCGGCCAGGATTTCCGGCTCTACGAGGTCCGGGCGGACCGGGAGCTCCAGGAATTGATGGCCGGCCGGGAGGCCGAATTCTGGGGCAGGGTGGAGCGGGGCGAGCCTCCCGACGCCGCTTCCATGGCCGACCTGGCCCTCAGGTTCCGCCATCCGGTGGCCGCCACGGTCCCGGCCACCCCCGGGGCCGTGGCGGCGGTGGCCGGGATGAAGGCGCTCAAGGCCGAGCAGAAGCTGCTCGAGGCGGAGGAGGAGCGGTTAAAGATCGTCATCCAGGCCTGCATGGGCGAGATGGAGGGGCTCACCATCGACGGCCGCCTGGCGGCCACCTGGAAGGCGGCCAAACCCCCGAGCCGCTTCGACCACGACGCCTTCCGGGCGGCCCACCCGGAGCTGTACCGGCAGTACCTGAAAACCGGTGAGGCGGCGCGGCGCTTCTTGCTGAAATAA
- a CDS encoding terminase small subunit yields the protein MLTNKQTLFVNEYLVDLNATQAAIRAGYSARTAHVAGYNLLHKPEAAEAVRKGLQERAEKLNLSGEDVLRSIVDIRGKAVTGGNLTQALKANELLGKHLKLFTDRVEHAGPDGGPLEFSDLELSNRLLTLIAILEERADAA from the coding sequence ATGTTGACCAACAAGCAGACCCTATTCGTGAACGAATACCTGGTGGACCTGAACGCCACCCAGGCGGCCATCCGGGCCGGCTACAGCGCCCGCACCGCCCATGTTGCCGGCTACAATCTGCTGCACAAGCCGGAGGCGGCCGAGGCGGTGCGGAAGGGGTTGCAGGAGCGGGCCGAGAAGCTGAACCTGAGCGGCGAGGATGTGCTCCGCTCCATCGTGGATATCCGGGGCAAGGCCGTGACCGGCGGCAATCTCACCCAGGCGCTCAAGGCCAACGAACTGCTGGGCAAACACCTGAAGCTCTTCACCGACCGGGTGGAGCACGCAGGTCCCGACGGCGGCCCCCTGGAGTTCTCCGACCTGGAACTGTCCAACCGGCTCCTGACCCTCATCGCCATCCTGGAGGAACGCGCCGATGCCGCGTGA
- a CDS encoding terminase produces MPRDALEKLKSLLGYATAEERAELAAIARRLTPAWVPLFQGPQQAAYDSAADVLFYGGAAGGGKTDLVIGAALTRHRRSIIFRRVGTELQAICDRMAEILGTGEGFNAQRNLWRLPGRQVEFGAVPVLGDEKKYQGRPHDLKVFDEITSFTEAQFRFLITWLRTTDTAQRCRVICTGNPPVDSQGEWVMRYWAPWLDKDHPNPAQPGELRWFAVLDGKDAEVESGEPFLHLGRRIRPQSRTFIPSRVQDNPFLMETGYEATLQALPEPLRSRMLEGDFSAGQEENPFQVIPSAWVVAAQGRWSEQGRQGPMDGVGQDVARGGRAETVIARRHGAWYDQLLCYPGSATPDGPSAAALAMAAARDGAPIHVDVIGCGTSPYDHLNQAGVHVVPINGAGASHGTDKSGKLRFHNLRAELWWKMREALDPKAVPPVALPPGQAVRADLCAPTWSLRSGRILIESKEDLMARIGRSPDRGDALVYASVETPKRAAFGHRAGHVVEYDPWK; encoded by the coding sequence ATGCCGCGTGATGCGCTGGAAAAACTGAAGAGTCTCTTGGGCTACGCCACGGCCGAGGAACGGGCCGAACTGGCGGCCATCGCCCGGCGGCTCACCCCGGCCTGGGTGCCGCTGTTCCAGGGGCCGCAGCAGGCGGCCTACGACTCGGCGGCCGACGTGCTCTTCTACGGCGGCGCGGCCGGGGGCGGCAAGACCGATCTGGTCATCGGCGCGGCCCTGACCCGGCACCGGCGCTCCATCATCTTCCGCCGGGTCGGCACCGAGTTGCAGGCCATCTGCGACCGCATGGCCGAGATCCTGGGGACCGGGGAGGGGTTCAACGCCCAGAGGAACCTGTGGCGTCTCCCCGGCCGCCAGGTGGAGTTCGGGGCGGTGCCGGTGCTGGGGGACGAGAAGAAGTACCAGGGGCGCCCCCACGACCTGAAGGTCTTCGACGAGATCACCTCCTTCACCGAGGCCCAGTTCCGCTTCCTCATCACCTGGCTGCGCACCACGGACACGGCGCAGCGCTGCCGGGTGATCTGCACCGGCAACCCGCCCGTGGACAGCCAGGGGGAGTGGGTCATGCGCTACTGGGCCCCCTGGCTGGACAAGGACCACCCCAACCCGGCCCAGCCAGGCGAGTTGCGCTGGTTCGCCGTGCTGGACGGCAAGGACGCCGAGGTGGAGAGCGGCGAGCCGTTCCTTCACCTGGGGAGGCGGATCAGGCCCCAATCCCGCACCTTCATCCCCTCGCGGGTCCAGGACAACCCGTTCCTCATGGAGACCGGCTACGAGGCCACCCTCCAGGCGCTGCCCGAACCGCTCCGCTCCCGGATGCTGGAAGGGGACTTCAGCGCCGGCCAGGAGGAAAACCCCTTCCAGGTAATCCCCAGCGCCTGGGTGGTTGCGGCCCAGGGGCGCTGGAGCGAGCAGGGCAGGCAAGGCCCCATGGATGGGGTGGGGCAGGACGTGGCCCGGGGCGGCAGGGCCGAGACGGTCATCGCCCGCCGCCACGGGGCGTGGTACGACCAGCTCCTCTGCTACCCCGGCAGCGCCACCCCGGACGGCCCCAGCGCCGCGGCCCTGGCCATGGCGGCGGCGCGGGACGGGGCCCCGATCCACGTGGACGTCATCGGCTGCGGCACCAGCCCCTACGACCACCTGAACCAGGCCGGGGTGCACGTGGTGCCCATCAACGGCGCCGGGGCCAGCCACGGCACGGACAAGAGCGGCAAGCTCCGTTTCCACAACCTGCGGGCCGAATTGTGGTGGAAGATGCGCGAGGCGCTGGACCCGAAGGCCGTGCCGCCGGTAGCCCTGCCGCCGGGCCAGGCGGTCCGCGCCGACCTGTGCGCCCCCACCTGGTCGCTCCGTTCGGGCAGGATCCTCATCGAATCCAAGGAGGACCTCATGGCCCGCATCGGCCGTTCCCCGGACCGTGGCGACGCCCTGGTGTACGCCTCGGTGGAGACCCCCAAGCGCGCGGCGTTCGGCCACCGGGCCGGGCATGTGGTGGAATACGATCCGTGGAAATAA
- a CDS encoding very short patch repair endonuclease gives MQANNWFGTFALRRLTYSRYTDESDTLKENLYFFIMDRLTPERRSWLMSRVKAKNTSPEMVVRRLVYGMGYRYRIHVEGLPGKPDLVFAGSRKAIYVNGCFWHGHEGCRYAGLPKSRVAFWAAKIARNRARDRENVSAMEADGWRVLTIWQCELKNREKISELLHDFLKQE, from the coding sequence ATGCAAGCTAATAATTGGTTCGGCACCTTTGCATTAAGGCGGTTGACTTATTCGCGTTATACTGATGAGTCGGACACCTTGAAAGAAAATCTTTATTTTTTTATTATGGACAGGTTAACCCCCGAAAGACGAAGTTGGTTGATGAGCCGAGTTAAGGCGAAAAACACATCTCCCGAGATGGTCGTTCGCCGTCTGGTTTATGGCATGGGGTACCGTTACAGGATTCATGTCGAAGGTTTGCCCGGAAAGCCCGACTTGGTGTTTGCCGGCAGCCGCAAGGCTATTTACGTAAACGGTTGTTTTTGGCATGGGCATGAGGGTTGCCGCTATGCTGGGTTGCCCAAGAGTCGTGTGGCTTTTTGGGCGGCTAAGATTGCACGTAACCGGGCCCGGGATCGCGAAAACGTCTCAGCGATGGAAGCCGACGGCTGGCGTGTTCTGACCATCTGGCAATGCGAATTGAAAAACAGAGAGAAAATATCGGAATTATTACATGACTTCCTCAAGCAAGAATAA
- a CDS encoding DNA cytosine methyltransferase, with protein sequence MTSSSKNNNRPIGIDLFAGAGGLSLGFEQAGFDIVAAVEIDPVHCATHEYNFPYTKTICASIVELSGADIRRKANLGNTDIDVVFGGAPCQGFSMIGKRAFDDQRNQLVFHYVRIVRELSPKYCVFENVKGLTLGKHTEFLAELIEALQNAGYDVLSPYRVLNAADYGVPQDRRRLFLVAARQGLELPQYPKSLKTRTKVWEAIGDLPDADRFDELTATDEVSAMWETKELFARRLRRLENDPSDYGYQRVFDRDMLTSSLRTLHTPLSQSRFLATKHGKTEPVSRFHKLDPNGVCNTLRAGTDSARGAFTSPRPIHPFLPRVITVREAARLHSYPDWFRFHITKWHGFRQIGNSVPPLLARAVAAEVMKALGSKPSKPKAELRLGAPELLTFDMGTAARYFDVPRDVIAQRTRKPTPPQKTRKEAYA encoded by the coding sequence ATGACTTCCTCAAGCAAGAATAATAATCGCCCTATCGGGATCGACCTTTTCGCGGGAGCCGGCGGTTTATCGTTGGGTTTCGAGCAGGCTGGATTCGACATCGTCGCTGCTGTGGAAATAGACCCTGTCCACTGCGCGACGCACGAATACAATTTTCCTTATACCAAGACAATTTGTGCAAGCATTGTCGAATTGAGCGGTGCCGATATTCGGCGTAAAGCGAATTTGGGTAATACCGATATCGATGTGGTTTTCGGTGGCGCACCTTGCCAAGGTTTTTCTATGATAGGCAAACGCGCTTTCGATGACCAGAGAAACCAATTGGTGTTTCACTATGTCCGCATCGTGCGCGAACTAAGCCCCAAATACTGCGTCTTCGAAAACGTAAAAGGCCTCACTCTCGGCAAGCATACCGAATTTCTTGCAGAACTAATCGAAGCATTGCAAAACGCGGGTTACGACGTACTCTCGCCGTATCGCGTGCTGAATGCGGCCGATTACGGAGTGCCGCAAGACCGTCGGCGACTTTTCTTGGTTGCAGCACGCCAAGGGCTTGAATTGCCGCAGTATCCGAAAAGCTTAAAGACTCGCACGAAGGTGTGGGAAGCAATTGGAGACTTACCGGATGCCGACCGTTTCGACGAGTTGACCGCAACGGATGAAGTATCTGCGATGTGGGAAACTAAGGAACTTTTTGCACGTCGGCTTCGTCGGCTCGAAAACGACCCAAGCGATTACGGCTACCAGCGGGTATTCGACCGCGATATGCTCACATCGAGCCTACGCACTTTACATACGCCATTGTCGCAAAGTCGCTTCCTTGCGACGAAGCATGGCAAAACCGAACCGGTGAGCCGTTTTCACAAACTCGATCCAAATGGCGTGTGCAACACGCTGCGTGCCGGTACCGATAGCGCTCGGGGAGCATTCACATCGCCACGTCCGATACATCCGTTTTTGCCTCGTGTTATCACCGTTCGTGAAGCCGCTCGTCTACATTCTTACCCGGACTGGTTCCGTTTCCACATAACGAAGTGGCATGGGTTTCGCCAGATCGGCAATAGTGTTCCACCACTGCTGGCGCGCGCCGTCGCCGCGGAAGTCATGAAGGCACTTGGTTCGAAACCCTCGAAGCCGAAAGCCGAACTTCGCCTCGGTGCTCCCGAACTGCTGACATTCGACATGGGAACCGCTGCTCGATATTTCGATGTGCCACGCGACGTCATCGCGCAACGGACTCGTAAGCCGACACCTCCACAAAAAACGAGGAAGGAAGCGTATGCCTAA